The proteins below come from a single Gemmatimonadota bacterium genomic window:
- a CDS encoding bifunctional homocysteine S-methyltransferase/methylenetetrahydrofolate reductase encodes MAGRHLLERLSRGVLVGDGAMGTMLYAKGVYINRCFDELNLTEPDLVRGVHSGYVEAGADFLETNTFGANTFKLEPHGLGDRVPEINRQGAEIAREAAGEEVLVAGAIGPLGVPIEPIGRIAFEEARAGFRDQAEALAEGGADFLIMETFHRLEEMREAIRGAREATDLPLVAQMTLTEENATALGDPAAQVAARLEEWGADVVGLNCSVGPRPMLKALEVVREYTARPLSVMPNAGMPRLVEGRYLYLSSPDYFAKYARRFFQAGAKIVGGCCGTTPDHIRAVAAAARAIPRKTAALEPARTPVRLSPKVLPEAKAVPSRAKSAFAEALASGRFAVSVEVSPPRGPDPARVLERIRLLEEAGVDAVNIPDGPRASARMSSLALAVLAGQETGIEVILHYCCRDRNLLGMQSDLLGAGPLGIRNLLIVTGDPPKMGDYPDATAVFDVDSIGLLQIAGRLNHGQDIAGNPMSQPTALHLGVGVNPAAVNLDEEVRRFEYKVEAGAEYALTQPVYDVSVLERFIRRTEHCRIPTLAGILPLRSHRNAEFLSNEVPGMEVPRSILDRMKAAPTGAEGREEGIAIAKEALRECAPMVQGVYVMPPFGKIDVALEVVAAVPPELRAPKQGM; translated from the coding sequence ATGGCCGGTCGTCACTTGCTGGAACGGCTCTCCCGGGGCGTCCTTGTTGGAGACGGGGCGATGGGCACCATGCTCTACGCCAAGGGTGTCTACATCAACCGCTGCTTCGACGAGCTCAACCTGACGGAACCGGATCTCGTGCGCGGCGTTCACTCCGGCTATGTCGAGGCCGGGGCGGACTTTCTGGAGACCAACACCTTCGGCGCAAACACCTTCAAGCTGGAACCCCACGGATTGGGCGATCGCGTCCCCGAGATCAACCGGCAGGGAGCGGAGATTGCGAGAGAGGCGGCGGGCGAGGAAGTCCTGGTCGCTGGTGCGATCGGGCCTTTGGGTGTTCCCATTGAACCGATCGGGCGCATCGCCTTTGAAGAGGCGCGCGCTGGTTTCCGGGACCAGGCGGAGGCGCTCGCGGAAGGGGGTGCCGATTTTCTCATCATGGAGACATTCCATCGGCTGGAGGAGATGCGCGAAGCCATCCGGGGAGCGCGGGAGGCGACCGATCTCCCCCTGGTCGCGCAGATGACCCTCACCGAGGAGAACGCGACCGCGCTGGGGGATCCCGCGGCGCAGGTTGCCGCCAGGCTCGAGGAGTGGGGCGCCGATGTGGTGGGGCTCAACTGCTCGGTCGGCCCTCGTCCGATGCTGAAGGCGCTGGAGGTCGTTCGGGAGTACACCGCACGGCCGCTGTCCGTCATGCCGAATGCGGGGATGCCGCGCCTTGTGGAAGGGCGGTACCTGTACCTGTCCTCTCCGGATTACTTCGCCAAGTATGCGCGCCGGTTCTTCCAGGCGGGCGCGAAGATCGTGGGCGGGTGCTGTGGTACCACCCCGGACCACATTCGTGCGGTGGCCGCGGCTGCCCGGGCGATTCCGCGCAAGACGGCTGCGCTTGAGCCCGCGCGAACGCCGGTGCGTCTTTCGCCCAAGGTGCTCCCGGAGGCGAAGGCGGTACCGAGTCGTGCGAAGTCGGCCTTTGCGGAGGCTCTTGCGAGTGGCCGTTTCGCCGTCTCCGTGGAGGTGTCGCCGCCGCGCGGTCCGGATCCGGCCCGCGTGCTGGAGCGCATCCGCCTTCTGGAAGAGGCGGGCGTGGATGCCGTGAACATCCCGGACGGCCCCCGGGCGAGTGCACGCATGAGTTCTCTCGCGCTGGCCGTGCTGGCGGGGCAGGAGACCGGCATCGAGGTCATCCTCCACTACTGCTGCCGCGACCGGAACCTGCTGGGGATGCAGTCGGACCTGCTCGGAGCGGGGCCGCTCGGGATTCGGAATCTCCTCATCGTTACGGGAGACCCCCCGAAGATGGGCGACTACCCGGACGCCACGGCGGTCTTCGATGTGGATTCCATCGGGCTGCTTCAGATTGCCGGTCGGTTGAACCACGGGCAGGACATTGCGGGGAACCCCATGAGCCAGCCCACCGCGCTGCATCTGGGTGTGGGTGTGAATCCCGCGGCCGTGAATCTCGACGAGGAGGTCCGGCGGTTTGAGTACAAAGTGGAAGCTGGAGCCGAGTACGCGCTGACCCAACCGGTCTACGATGTGTCGGTGCTGGAGCGGTTCATCCGCCGAACGGAGCACTGCCGGATTCCGACGCTGGCGGGCATTCTCCCGCTCAGAAGCCACCGGAATGCCGAGTTCCTGTCGAACGAGGTTCCCGGGATGGAAGTGCCGCGGTCGATCCTCGATCGAATGAAGGCAGCGCCGACGGGAGCGGAGGGCCGGGAGGAGGGCATCGCGATCGCGAAGGAAGCGCTTCGGGAATGCGCGCCGATGGTGCAGGGGGTCTATGTCATGCCGCCCTTCGGGAAGATCGACGTGGCGCTGGAAGTGGTGGCGGCCGTCCCCCCGGAGCTTCGCGCACCGAAGCAGGGGATGTAG
- a CDS encoding 6-pyruvoyl-tetrahydropterin synthase-related protein, which produces MLRRPSSERLLRALLLGVVACLAVRGLFAASWFESHEAASYPARVVEVLQCWEDGMPSARWFPDLAGGRGYPFLSFYAPGLFFAAAALAKAGLGVAGGLKAVTILAALLGTVGAYRLARMGCGSPCALVAASLYTHAPYLLRDLWVRGDLAEYLALGILPWAIRAVIRLALGEASGTRAILSAAGWVAAVALTHNVAGLLAGGALAIATMVALAPAGPERGRRFAATVLAGVVALLLSAFFWVPALAERAWVRLDALRSGIFDVNRNFVGFADLLKWEGAERVFVPGSAEEMAFGLGAALVVLPTALLALRQADAGRRLVVALGAALLLAGVVMATPLSRPLYGSVPLLSYVGFPWRFLSLASLGAALLGAAGLAGLLSGRPRLRVAVCGVVCCGTVVVAQDLSRPVAPLDLTPRLLDPVAYRSGDFTATSADEYLPVWVTASTEPPFHDGVWIDGRARLRKVERLAARWTMEIETTGPATVVLREYFYPGWEGVDRGRAVPVRPVQGSGFVAFDLPAGEWREVSVRLHPRSARRTARCISALTALVALVALSVSFRRSLCRRPTAGPS; this is translated from the coding sequence GTGCTCCGCCGCCCATCGTCCGAGCGGCTTCTTCGCGCTCTTCTGCTGGGCGTGGTGGCGTGCCTGGCGGTACGCGGCCTGTTTGCGGCCAGCTGGTTTGAGTCCCATGAAGCCGCGTCATACCCGGCGCGAGTCGTGGAAGTTCTTCAGTGCTGGGAGGACGGAATGCCCTCCGCGCGCTGGTTCCCGGATCTCGCGGGGGGGCGCGGGTACCCGTTTCTTTCCTTCTACGCGCCCGGGCTCTTTTTCGCGGCGGCCGCGCTGGCGAAAGCGGGGCTGGGTGTGGCGGGCGGGCTGAAGGCCGTCACGATTCTGGCCGCACTTCTCGGCACGGTGGGTGCGTACCGTCTTGCGCGCATGGGGTGTGGATCGCCGTGCGCGCTGGTCGCGGCATCGCTCTACACGCACGCGCCGTATCTTCTGCGCGACCTCTGGGTTCGCGGTGACCTTGCCGAGTACCTGGCGCTGGGGATCCTGCCGTGGGCGATTCGCGCCGTGATTCGCCTGGCTCTGGGCGAAGCCTCCGGGACTCGGGCGATTCTCTCCGCGGCGGGATGGGTGGCGGCGGTTGCGTTGACTCACAATGTGGCCGGGCTTCTTGCGGGGGGGGCACTGGCGATTGCCACAATGGTCGCTCTCGCACCGGCGGGTCCGGAGCGGGGCCGGCGTTTCGCCGCAACCGTGCTGGCCGGGGTCGTGGCACTTCTTCTGTCCGCGTTCTTCTGGGTTCCCGCGCTTGCCGAGCGAGCGTGGGTGCGCCTGGATGCACTTCGCAGCGGGATCTTCGATGTGAATCGGAACTTCGTGGGATTCGCCGACCTCCTGAAGTGGGAGGGGGCGGAGCGGGTTTTTGTCCCCGGGAGCGCGGAGGAGATGGCCTTTGGGCTGGGCGCTGCGCTGGTGGTGCTTCCGACGGCGCTTCTTGCGCTACGGCAAGCGGACGCGGGGCGGCGTCTGGTGGTCGCCCTCGGGGCGGCACTTCTGCTGGCGGGAGTTGTGATGGCGACGCCTCTCTCCCGTCCGCTTTACGGAAGTGTTCCGCTGCTGTCGTATGTGGGCTTCCCGTGGCGGTTTCTTTCGCTGGCGTCTCTGGGTGCGGCACTGCTGGGCGCCGCAGGGCTGGCGGGACTCCTCTCCGGGCGACCGCGCCTGCGCGTGGCGGTGTGCGGGGTCGTGTGCTGCGGGACGGTAGTGGTGGCGCAGGATCTGTCCCGACCGGTCGCGCCGCTGGATCTCACGCCGCGCCTGCTTGATCCCGTCGCGTACCGATCGGGCGATTTTACCGCCACCTCCGCGGACGAGTATCTTCCCGTCTGGGTCACCGCTTCCACCGAGCCTCCCTTTCACGATGGCGTGTGGATTGACGGCCGGGCGCGACTCCGCAAAGTGGAGAGACTCGCGGCACGGTGGACAATGGAGATCGAGACGACCGGTCCGGCCACGGTTGTCCTGCGGGAGTACTTCTACCCCGGGTGGGAGGGGGTCGATCGGGGTCGCGCCGTTCCTGTCCGCCCGGTGCAGGGCTCGGGTTTCGTCGCGTTTGACCTCCCCGCCGGAGAGTGGCGGGAAGTTTCCGTTCGCCTGCACCCGCGATCCGCGCGCCGAACCGCGCGGTGCATCTCCGCCTTGACGGCGCTCGTCGCGCTGGTGGCGCTCTCGGTCTCCTTCCGGCGAAGCCTCTGTCGGCGCCCTACTGCTGGACCATCCTGA
- a CDS encoding pitrilysin family protein → MLAHIARAALPLLLVAAGLATPTAAGNPSPAFREVVLDNGLTLLLSPGNAHPVIALSGFVTTGGRTEDEYYQGSLHYIEHLVFKGGTPNLPPTMYRKEMSLLGREAGGWTWDDEINFGFETPKENFAEALSLYREALLDLKFEEEWFEDEKRVVLQEMFRGQEQPERMVDHAWSELAFTAHPYGRPVIGTEKAIRELEMHATEAYYRERFTPNHMILSIAGDFDPDRMVELVREEWSGREPGPSSFELGVMEPEIRGPRSREEFVPQATRATVLTGVVTREGPDDTAALTMLAALMNHPVWGLQQPLIDQEKWVTSAQASHYFMRDYGAFQITARLDPERGPAVRAFLQDYLVGFNPSAIPSTIFEDVRRGLLAQEARERATYADRAERLGFLASRLGTKRANRWVRMLSLVTPDEVAEAAARHISPRKLVTVTVYPEGFDPSTALPGPIATAGAEDTPQPSLQRPGLLKPPPVDPLAFEETGREDGIVRFRFSNGLRLLVSPSDASRVLAASARILGGQWVEPASQAGINRFVSELGLRATRSFDQSELGQLLGSLAMTATAHASIGSRANTSRNVDYRDSAGRHLRGTADTWREALTILKETTFFPQFDPKEMSKVREDLLTEIRTLPENNLEYIKQQFYVSAFEGHPYGRPTVGTEESISAISSDDLAAFHKAHWTADRVVVTLVGDVDPHHAAEWLASHWADVPNRRAGPLPPAETVDWAPSPETKVIPLGKDYWTVNWGRPGALWTDADQIPSRVLSRMAGNDHFYKYVYGEGVSYRSWIRFWEARGPGMWIIENDVKRERFDEILAMFEEDLVRYSEEGLPRKNFEDAVMRLINSHVLSRQDNAVLAWRLAVAEGNGGFESYTRAPENLRAVTFQQVSSLAAEVFAPSAILRMVQQ, encoded by the coding sequence ATGCTCGCTCACATTGCCCGTGCCGCGCTTCCCCTACTCCTCGTCGCGGCTGGTCTCGCAACACCGACCGCCGCCGGGAACCCTTCCCCGGCTTTCCGGGAAGTCGTCCTCGACAACGGTCTCACGCTGCTTCTCTCTCCGGGGAACGCGCATCCGGTCATCGCCCTCTCGGGGTTTGTCACCACAGGGGGACGCACCGAAGACGAGTACTATCAGGGATCTCTGCACTACATCGAACATCTCGTCTTCAAGGGCGGAACCCCCAACCTCCCGCCGACCATGTATCGAAAAGAAATGAGCCTGCTCGGTCGCGAGGCCGGAGGGTGGACCTGGGACGACGAGATCAACTTCGGATTCGAAACGCCGAAGGAGAACTTCGCCGAGGCTCTCTCCCTCTACCGGGAAGCACTCCTGGACCTCAAGTTCGAAGAAGAGTGGTTCGAAGACGAGAAGCGCGTGGTTCTGCAGGAGATGTTCCGAGGACAGGAACAGCCCGAACGGATGGTGGACCACGCATGGAGCGAGCTGGCGTTCACGGCGCACCCCTACGGGCGGCCCGTGATCGGAACGGAGAAGGCCATCCGCGAACTGGAGATGCACGCAACCGAGGCCTACTACCGCGAGCGCTTCACGCCCAACCACATGATCCTCTCCATTGCCGGAGACTTCGACCCGGACCGGATGGTGGAACTCGTGCGGGAGGAATGGAGTGGCCGGGAACCCGGTCCGTCGAGCTTCGAGCTGGGGGTCATGGAGCCGGAGATCCGCGGCCCGCGCTCCCGCGAGGAGTTCGTCCCGCAGGCCACCCGGGCCACTGTCCTCACGGGCGTGGTCACGCGCGAAGGCCCCGACGACACGGCAGCACTCACCATGCTGGCCGCACTCATGAACCACCCGGTGTGGGGACTCCAGCAACCGCTCATCGATCAGGAGAAATGGGTGACCTCCGCGCAAGCCAGTCACTACTTCATGCGCGACTACGGTGCCTTCCAGATCACGGCCCGCCTGGACCCGGAGCGCGGGCCCGCCGTGCGTGCCTTCCTCCAGGACTATCTGGTCGGGTTCAATCCGAGCGCCATTCCATCCACCATTTTCGAAGATGTGCGGCGCGGACTCCTCGCGCAGGAAGCGCGGGAACGAGCGACCTATGCCGACCGTGCCGAGCGACTCGGCTTTCTCGCCAGCCGCCTCGGCACGAAACGCGCGAACCGCTGGGTGCGGATGCTGTCGCTGGTCACGCCCGATGAAGTGGCGGAAGCCGCCGCCCGGCACATCAGCCCCCGAAAGCTCGTGACGGTCACGGTCTACCCGGAAGGCTTCGACCCGTCGACCGCCCTCCCCGGCCCGATTGCCACCGCCGGTGCCGAGGACACACCGCAGCCTTCCCTCCAGCGACCCGGGTTGCTGAAGCCGCCACCCGTCGATCCGCTCGCCTTCGAGGAGACCGGTCGCGAAGACGGGATCGTGCGGTTTCGATTCTCCAACGGTCTTCGCCTTCTGGTGAGTCCGTCCGACGCGTCGCGTGTTCTCGCAGCTAGCGCACGCATCCTCGGCGGGCAGTGGGTGGAACCCGCTTCGCAGGCCGGCATCAACCGGTTCGTCTCCGAACTCGGCCTCCGCGCAACACGCTCCTTTGATCAGAGCGAACTTGGTCAACTCCTCGGCTCACTCGCCATGACGGCGACGGCGCACGCATCCATCGGAAGCCGGGCCAACACATCGCGGAATGTGGACTACCGCGACTCCGCGGGGCGCCACCTCCGGGGAACGGCGGACACCTGGCGCGAAGCTCTCACCATCCTCAAGGAGACGACCTTCTTCCCTCAGTTCGACCCGAAGGAGATGTCCAAGGTTCGGGAAGACCTCCTCACCGAAATCCGCACCCTTCCGGAGAACAACCTCGAGTACATCAAGCAGCAGTTCTATGTGAGTGCTTTCGAAGGCCACCCCTACGGTCGGCCTACGGTCGGGACGGAGGAGTCCATCTCCGCCATTTCTTCCGATGATCTCGCGGCGTTCCACAAGGCCCACTGGACCGCGGATCGGGTCGTGGTCACCCTCGTGGGCGATGTCGATCCGCACCACGCCGCCGAGTGGCTGGCCTCGCACTGGGCGGATGTTCCGAATCGGCGCGCCGGTCCGCTCCCTCCCGCTGAGACCGTGGACTGGGCACCTTCGCCGGAGACGAAGGTGATTCCGCTCGGCAAGGACTACTGGACCGTGAACTGGGGCCGCCCGGGCGCACTGTGGACCGATGCGGATCAGATTCCGTCCCGCGTGCTGAGCCGGATGGCGGGGAACGATCACTTCTACAAGTATGTCTATGGCGAAGGCGTTTCGTACCGGAGCTGGATTCGCTTCTGGGAGGCCCGTGGCCCGGGCATGTGGATCATCGAGAATGATGTGAAGCGCGAACGCTTCGACGAGATTCTCGCGATGTTTGAGGAGGATCTCGTGCGGTACTCCGAAGAAGGCCTGCCGCGGAAAAACTTTGAAGACGCCGTCATGCGACTGATCAACTCCCATGTTCTGTCCCGACAGGACAACGCGGTGCTCGCCTGGCGGCTCGCGGTTGCGGAGGGAAACGGCGGTTTCGAATCCTACACCCGCGCCCCGGAGAATCTGCGCGCGGTCACATTCCAGCAGGTATCGTCGCTGGCGGCAGAGGTGTTCGCTCCGTCGGCGATTCTCAGGATGGTCCAGCAGTAG
- a CDS encoding DUF933 domain-containing protein, whose amino-acid sequence MNIGIVGLPSSGKSTLFNALTRGAAETGRFGSGRAEINQGRVLVPDERLGWLAGVYSPKKRTPASVDFLDAPGVRPGDSARGAASLISDLRTVEALLQVVRVFPDDSVPSPSGSVDAVRDAQDLDAEFLLADLAVAENRLKRLESDRSKGLSTPELAEEEAVLGRVRDGLEEGTAIRCLGLDRREMLRLKGFAFLSAKPQILVGNVGEEEPGGGSADAGLRQLASETGREYLAVSAQIESEIARMDEEEAGAFLEDLGIAEASRGRVIRTCFDLLSLISFFTFGEDECKAWTLPKGSSAVEAAGKIHSDISRGFIRAEIEPFEEFKAAGTWAAAKDAGKFRLEGRDYVMRDGDCVVFRFNV is encoded by the coding sequence GTGAATATCGGGATAGTCGGGCTTCCTTCCTCAGGGAAGTCCACGCTCTTCAATGCGCTGACTCGCGGGGCGGCCGAGACGGGTCGATTCGGCTCGGGCCGGGCGGAGATCAATCAGGGGCGGGTGCTCGTTCCTGACGAGCGTCTCGGATGGTTGGCAGGAGTGTACTCTCCAAAGAAGCGGACCCCCGCGTCGGTGGACTTTCTGGATGCACCGGGTGTGCGGCCCGGCGACTCCGCACGCGGTGCGGCGAGCCTGATCTCTGACCTCCGGACGGTGGAGGCGCTTCTTCAGGTCGTGCGCGTGTTTCCGGACGATTCGGTGCCGTCGCCATCCGGTTCCGTGGATGCGGTGCGGGATGCACAGGATCTGGACGCGGAGTTTCTGCTTGCCGATCTGGCGGTTGCGGAGAACCGGTTGAAGCGGCTGGAGTCGGATCGGAGCAAGGGCCTCTCGACGCCCGAACTGGCGGAGGAAGAAGCCGTACTCGGTCGAGTTCGTGACGGACTGGAAGAGGGCACCGCGATCCGATGCCTCGGGCTTGATCGTAGGGAGATGCTTCGGCTGAAGGGTTTCGCGTTTCTCTCCGCGAAGCCGCAGATTCTCGTCGGGAATGTGGGTGAGGAGGAACCGGGCGGAGGAAGTGCCGACGCGGGTCTTCGGCAACTTGCGTCGGAAACGGGGAGGGAGTATCTGGCGGTATCCGCGCAGATCGAGTCGGAGATTGCACGGATGGATGAGGAAGAGGCGGGCGCGTTTCTGGAAGATCTGGGTATTGCGGAGGCCAGTCGGGGTCGTGTGATCCGTACATGCTTCGACCTTCTCTCACTCATCTCGTTCTTCACATTCGGCGAGGACGAGTGCAAGGCATGGACGCTACCGAAAGGATCCAGCGCGGTGGAGGCGGCGGGGAAGATTCACTCGGACATTTCGCGGGGCTTCATCCGGGCGGAGATTGAGCCATTCGAGGAGTTCAAGGCTGCCGGAACATGGGCCGCCGCCAAGGATGCGGGGAAGTTTCGCCTGGAAGGCCGGGACTATGTCATGCGCGACGGGGACTGCGTCGTGTTCCGGTTCAACGTCTGA
- a CDS encoding alkaline phosphatase family protein, translated as MGGFLRAFRAGLIAAITGAAGYALLELAFFARRNHLLPWDPGHGVLGIVFFAMHLGVAVAACALGAALGARISRDGAGVLSSALPVAALLAVHWLTWYRERMNALPRDFAGTAVSLGIVLLLLVAAVAVALLFRKRGSSGRRIVRGTAGLIVLAGVVQVVMARPVAEAERSVPRPETDRLRAADTGQRVVVFGFDGATWAVLDPLMEAGKLPNLAALVSRGRTFDLRTIRPTFSPVIWTSVATGKTRFHHSIHDVVQTRLPGGTRLPRSLRRTAFLTKTTGVFFRALNGRRLLRVEPYRSDHLDATSVFEAASEAGVRTNLVEWYVTWPARPLEGVTVSDRFHLPVYGGVPLTGLVLPEALEAPLAKFRLTPDEVPVETVRRFYDTTGLDEAGMSAWEEGHPEFVTELRHNIARDLTTRDVTVDLLARDAKWRLFGTYFRAVDLTHHLTWGLRTKEGTVDGDAALRLRPAIDRYHEFMDEVVGDVLAAVPEDAVVLMLSDHGYESRYAHSRAPDGFAILAGGATEPSAVRGTLDIYEVAPTVAALVGLPVAEDLEARPRMDLLSPDFAAEYSVRSVSTWERAGGAGGEVSADTRGAADAEVERLRALGYIQ; from the coding sequence ATGGGCGGCTTCCTGCGAGCGTTTCGAGCCGGACTGATTGCCGCCATCACCGGGGCGGCGGGCTACGCGCTTCTGGAACTGGCCTTCTTCGCGCGACGAAACCACCTGCTTCCCTGGGATCCCGGACATGGAGTGCTGGGGATTGTGTTCTTCGCCATGCACCTGGGCGTGGCGGTCGCGGCTTGCGCGCTGGGGGCGGCCCTTGGAGCGCGCATTTCCAGAGATGGCGCAGGCGTGCTCTCGTCGGCACTTCCGGTCGCGGCACTTCTGGCCGTCCACTGGCTCACCTGGTATCGCGAGCGAATGAACGCGCTGCCGAGAGACTTCGCCGGAACGGCCGTGTCGCTGGGGATCGTGTTGCTGCTGCTGGTCGCAGCGGTCGCCGTGGCGCTTCTCTTCCGGAAGCGAGGATCGTCCGGGCGACGCATCGTGCGCGGAACGGCGGGCCTGATTGTTCTGGCGGGCGTGGTGCAGGTCGTGATGGCTCGCCCGGTGGCGGAAGCGGAGAGAAGCGTTCCGCGCCCGGAGACGGATCGCCTGAGAGCAGCGGACACCGGACAGCGCGTCGTCGTCTTTGGGTTCGACGGGGCGACATGGGCCGTGCTGGATCCGTTGATGGAGGCGGGGAAACTTCCGAATCTTGCGGCGCTTGTGTCGCGCGGACGCACCTTTGACCTGCGGACGATTCGCCCGACCTTCTCGCCGGTGATCTGGACTTCGGTGGCCACGGGGAAGACGCGTTTCCATCACTCCATTCACGATGTCGTACAGACCCGGCTTCCCGGAGGCACCCGGTTGCCGAGGTCGCTTCGGCGCACCGCCTTCTTGACGAAGACGACGGGCGTCTTCTTCCGCGCGCTGAATGGCCGCCGCCTGCTGAGGGTGGAGCCGTACCGGAGCGATCATCTCGATGCGACCTCCGTGTTTGAGGCGGCTTCCGAGGCGGGCGTTCGCACGAATCTCGTGGAGTGGTATGTCACCTGGCCCGCGAGACCGCTGGAGGGCGTGACGGTGTCGGACCGGTTTCACCTACCGGTGTATGGCGGAGTTCCGCTGACGGGCCTGGTACTGCCCGAGGCGTTGGAAGCGCCGCTGGCGAAGTTCCGCCTCACGCCGGACGAGGTGCCGGTGGAGACGGTTCGCCGATTCTACGACACCACCGGCCTCGACGAGGCGGGCATGAGCGCATGGGAAGAAGGACACCCGGAGTTCGTGACGGAACTCCGGCACAACATCGCGCGGGACTTGACCACGCGCGATGTGACGGTGGACCTCCTGGCTCGAGATGCAAAATGGCGACTGTTCGGGACCTACTTCCGCGCGGTCGATCTGACTCACCATCTGACATGGGGACTCCGCACGAAGGAGGGGACCGTGGACGGGGATGCCGCGCTGCGCCTGCGCCCGGCCATCGATCGATACCATGAGTTCATGGACGAAGTGGTGGGTGATGTGCTGGCGGCCGTCCCCGAGGATGCGGTGGTTCTCATGCTCTCCGACCACGGGTATGAGTCGCGTTATGCGCACTCTCGCGCGCCGGACGGGTTCGCCATTCTGGCGGGGGGCGCGACGGAACCCTCTGCCGTGCGTGGCACGCTGGACATCTACGAGGTGGCCCCGACGGTGGCGGCGCTTGTGGGGCTTCCCGTTGCGGAGGATCTGGAAGCGCGGCCCCGGATGGATCTGCTGAGCCCGGACTTTGCCGCCGAGTATTCGGTGCGGAGCGTTTCGACCTGGGAGCGCGCGGGAGGGGCGGGCGGGGAAGTGTCGGCGGACACGCGCGGGGCCGCCGACGCGGAAGTGGAGCGCCTCCGCGCCCTCGGGTACATCCAGTAA
- the ytxJ gene encoding bacillithiol system redox-active protein YtxJ, producing MIDPVLLTTVAEIDSLLAESRDRIALLFKHSVTCPVSDAAFAEFHAFLESIDSEGETMLFAAVIEIQNARPVSAAVAERTGVRHESPQAIVFQDEEAIWHASHQAITAASLRDTVESVW from the coding sequence ATGATCGACCCGGTTCTTCTCACGACAGTGGCTGAGATTGACTCCCTCCTTGCGGAATCCCGCGACAGGATCGCCCTTCTCTTCAAACACAGCGTGACCTGTCCCGTCTCGGACGCCGCCTTCGCGGAGTTTCATGCATTCCTGGAGAGCATCGACTCCGAGGGAGAAACGATGCTGTTCGCCGCAGTGATCGAGATCCAGAACGCGCGCCCTGTCTCCGCGGCCGTGGCGGAGCGAACCGGTGTTCGCCATGAGTCGCCCCAGGCGATCGTGTTCCAGGACGAGGAGGCCATCTGGCACGCCAGCCACCAGGCGATCACCGCGGCATCGTTGCGGGACACGGTCGAGTCGGTGTGGTGA
- a CDS encoding NTP transferase domain-containing protein gives MTPPPVALVLAGGASRRLGRPKALLEFGDRSAMRLVLDSLEAAGVRSGAVVTGSDADATLAVDPAPFAFVRNPNPAAGRMGSILAGMALAPPAADVVLWPVDRPLASTNTLAALLVARPLPDAEGHAATPWVVIPRADGGCGHPVILGAAFCATLHAQPPDASLRTAMAAPGVLRVEVPVADPGIHHNLDTDDAYTRALAWWEARTTP, from the coding sequence GTGACGCCGCCCCCCGTGGCTCTGGTGCTGGCGGGGGGGGCGTCGCGGCGACTGGGCAGGCCGAAGGCGCTTCTGGAGTTTGGCGATCGGTCAGCGATGAGGCTCGTGCTCGACTCGTTGGAGGCGGCCGGCGTGCGGTCGGGGGCGGTGGTCACGGGAAGTGACGCGGATGCCACCCTGGCCGTCGATCCCGCGCCCTTCGCCTTTGTCCGCAACCCGAACCCGGCGGCGGGTCGCATGGGGAGCATCCTCGCCGGGATGGCCCTGGCACCGCCCGCCGCGGATGTGGTTCTCTGGCCGGTGGATCGTCCGCTGGCCTCTACCAACACGCTGGCCGCGCTTCTCGTCGCGCGCCCCCTGCCGGATGCGGAGGGGCACGCCGCCACACCCTGGGTGGTCATCCCGCGAGCCGACGGCGGCTGTGGACACCCCGTGATCCTGGGGGCTGCCTTCTGCGCGACCCTCCACGCTCAGCCGCCGGACGCCAGCCTGCGAACCGCGATGGCGGCGCCCGGAGTCCTTCGGGTGGAAGTGCCGGTAGCTGACCCCGGCATCCACCACAACCTCGACACGGACGACGCCTACACGCGCGCCCTCGCTTGGTGGGAAGCACGCACCACTCCCTGA